attattgattattagtaatttacttctttttgttgaaacatgaaatggtatcagcctacatcagtgtatgttactagcttactggcttacttactagcttactacatgtagcttactaactgactaaccatttggtctgaattggacatatctctaaatgccacgaaggtatgacccccatgagtggtgtcatatgaaagaggaaaccATAAAGAATatattgtgaatactctcaatcatctgggaatcatacaATGAGGGAATAagttcaatctattcaaccagattcacgtaccttggagcaaccaacgttgcggccagtaccactgaccttcagctgggttgtgatgttaaacaccttgagAACCGATGACGTCACCCTGTGACATCATTTGGCGAGGTAGAGTCTGATGGTTCTGTCCCAGGCGTGTGAGAGGTTGTTCCTGAGTCCTCCACcacggttgagggatggttgttctgctcgcacccagatggcttctttcactcCCCGTTCAGTACCACCGCAGCCAGCGGTCGAGGACTTTGACGCCCTCTAGGTCCACCTCGTGTTTGCGGGCTTTAAGGTGAGTATAAACCGCTGATTCAGCCGGGCCCGAACTAGAGCGCTGATGTTGTTTTAGCCGTTTCTTAAGGGGTTGAGATGTTTCTCCAATATAAGTGTCAGTACAATTGAAACTCTCCGCGCACTGAAtaccatatggtcattttcacggtaaagggtgtaactttggatttttaacattttgatccgtagtattctaataaagccacagaattccatgatttttggccacataagtcatctacttagcagctaccttgggtagcataatcatcttcgggagttactgcgtttagttttagcaggcttaaatgtacctaatattgccatttaaaaaaaaaaaaaaaaacagtgacatttttgtaaaaccctgtgttttcttcagttagttcatggataatttttcttatcctgaaagtacagtcatatgttcagtaaacactgccacattagatttaattgtgaaaagccctgtatttttgagaaccggacttgatatttgtcgcttcgaggcttcattttccgttaacaattgttaacaaactttgtgggtatagttTTGGTTGATAATtgttggttatttcttcacttcttattgattcataacagttgatatcttaacttgaaatgggtaaaaaaaattagtcgatttgcaagcttttaaattttttataaaatcttgacttcaaagagccgtttttccgttaactttttgaagcctccgaaacaaactgttcagcaagcttgggcaaatataaataaaagagctcatccaatctatttatcaaaatgtagcaaagtagatcctcaagtcacttgtttttaaatcgtggagatatatatcaccgtttgaaaatgggacccaatacaaactttccgttaacaattgaagcctccgaaacaaatgaagcctccgaaacaacaataaggttaattatcatctatgcatatctaaattggtgtgttccatattgatatctgcattgtaattgttacatgatatgtgcagaatgtcataaatttaaaaaaaattgatattatggttaatgtttgaaaaatatactgatacccaagaaagcccatttcggaggcttcacatgcaagttaacaccatataaaacaaatgggtgaaaaaattaccatgttataaatctacaatatctgccgcatagaatcattgattcaatacacacaagaaaataacagcttagatgatcccaacagtgttgttttcaaaaaaactacttctgcaatgttttactattgttaacatgaagcctccgaaacaagaaaaatgatttgctgtgataatttaattttgtcacaactgaaattcaatacttagaagcaaagcatgaaaattggtaattgtgatattttttacctattttttcatgtcaacttgtagtagttagccaaatattttacttttatgatcacctgtgttgttaactgaagcctccgaaacataaatcgcttgaattgccaattctaaaaaataactccaatttctgtgaaacttggctgggaggttcctttcatcaagtagtatctgtacatgaagttagacattcaaattattttaggaacccaattaaaacttaaaaaatatgtttaaggttggaaaatttccattgcaaatgacccttgatgttaaaaattttcaaaactgcaattacaaacatagcaaaacatggtataaaatttaacttatatctgttgacttactttggaatgggatttcacatgtattccagctttcatgtcataattttctgagcttatataaaatacatttttcttagattttaaccaaaatgttatggaaatgtcaatttttttatcagcaatcaaaaggtttaagccttgaaacattattttactggaatttaagttgcttctatgcatgatttcagtaaacagaaacatatttaagtggttcgaaattttgaccctaaaagtcaaaagttacaccctttaccgtgaaaatgaccatatacaagtCCACTCTGCCTGCCTTTGGGTTGcttgtccttggggtggactaaGGCTTGGCGTATGGTATTGACTGGCTTAAAGTGAGTTGTGATATTATACTCTCTGAATATGCGCTTAAGTTTCTCTGATAAATCACCGTGGTAAGGAATTGTAGCACTTGCAGTTCTACCAGAATTACTGTTGGAATGTTTGGTGGGCTCTTTACCGTCTTTTCCACCTGAGTTCAGGGCTTTATCAATTGCCCAGTTCTTGAAGCCACAATGGTGGAGAGCTTTACGCAGGTGATCTTGTTCCGCTTTCTTTTCGGATTCCTTGGTGACAATGGTCTCCGCTCTATGGAAAAGAGTCTTTACCACACCGAGTTTCTGGATTAGCGGATGGTTTGAGTCGAACTGCAAATACTGGTCAGTATGAGTCTGTTTTCGATAAACAGATACTGACAGGGAAAGGCCTTCCGCAACGTGAACGAGACAATCAAGAAAGGCGAGCTTGTTGTCTGATAAGCCTTCTTGGGTGAACTTGATATTGGGGTCAACTTGGTTTATGTGGTTGAAAAACCGATCTAGTTCACAGGCTTTAATTAACACCCAGGTATCATCGACATAACGATACCACTTGGATGGACCGATACCGTCAAACGTCGACAATGCTACGGCGTTCAAAGTTCTCCATATAAAGGTTGGAAATGATCGGAGAAATTGGTGAACCCATACTGCAACCATGCGATTGTTTGTAAAATTGACCGCCATAGCTAAAATAGGTGTTATCCAGGCATaattgaagcaaatcacacaactGATCCGGAGACAAGTCAGTACGTTCGTGCAAACTTGTATCTTGTCTCAACACTTCACGTATCGCTTTCACCGCATCAACCGGGGGGATACTGGTGAAGAGTGCCGTAACATCAAATGATGTGATTGTCTCGTCGGGTTCCAGCGATAAGTCACTAATCTTATCAGCGAAGTCTTTGGAATTAAGAATATGGTGCTCAGATTTACCGACTAACGGCCCTAGGATCTTTGCTAAAAACTTTGCGATGTCGTAAGTAACAGCACCGATGCTGCTCACAATGGGCCGTAAAGGAACATTAGCTTTGTGAACCTTAGGAAGACCATAGAATGTTGGGATGGTTTCCGCTGTGGGGTTTAATTGAAGTTTAAGCTTCACATCAATTGCACCGTCCTCATGTAATTCTTTAAGTTTCGCAGTAACTTTGCTCTTACAAGGGCCAGTAGGGTCTCTCTTTAAAGGAGTATAGGTCTTAGTATCCTCCAAGAGTGTCTTTACTTTCTGATCATAGTCTTTTGAATTCAGAACCACTGTACATCTACCCTTGTCAGCTGGGAGGATAGTAATTGAATCGTCTTTCTTGAGACTATCAACGGCTAAATACTCACTCTTAGTGAGGTTAGATTTAGGCGGTTTTGCACTTAAAATGCTCGCATTCACCCGCTGTCTCAGTTCCTCCGCTCTAGAATATTccaatttggaactcctaatcgCCGACTCAGTCGATGTTATGATCTCAGTAATTTGACGACCTTCAATTCGCTTCGATGATACCGCGTAATTCAGTCCTTTCTCTAACAAACTGCATTCACTATCAGAAATACTGCGATCCGATAGGTTCTTAACCCATCTTTCCTTGACATTTGGATGTGTTGGGCTAACTGCGCATGCTCCGTGAACTCGATGACTCGATTGTAAATTTCCCGGGGTAATTGATCGTTTAAATCACGAGAAATCGcctctttctttttgttcaaatTATTGATGGTAAAGTTAATTTGTCTTACTGTTCGTTGAGTAATTTCCGTTCCGCATCGCGAATGATTTTATCTGCACGggaccttttatattggaactcagtCTCACACTGCGGGTGTTAACTCCGATTGTAAACAACGGAGTGTGAACCGTAGGTGATTGCGAAAAACTCGCTATCTTCCTCGCCCGTTTTCTCAAGGTTTCTAGTCAATATAAGGCAATCCTTGCCATAATCCTTTCAGTAACaaattgtgaatactctcaatcatctgggaatcatacaATGAGGGAATAagttcaatctattcaaccagattcacgtaccttggagcaaccaacgttgcggccagtacAACTGAtaaagaatataatgaaaatatttccACACCTGGGGGTGCCACTCTTCATAAgtcccgggtcaatattcatatgggtcattttcatatctcaaaatgccaaagaAGGTATAAcctccgagtggtgtcaaatgaaagagaaaaaaagtgaagaatataataaaaataatttccccactgcgggtgacactcctcataagatttgggtcaatattcatattttgggtccttttcatatctcaaaatgttaAGAACGTATGACCCcgaaagtggtgtcaaatgaaagtgaataaagtaaagaatataataaaataatttccccaccggggtaacactcctcataagatttgggtcaatattcatattttgggtccttttcatatctcaaaatgccaagaacgtatgacccccgagtggtgtcaaatgaaagagaaaaaaagtaaaaatataatccaaataatttccccaccgcaGGTGCTACTCCTCACAAGACTCTGGTATtaaaatattcctattttgggtctctACAtgtatctcgaaatgccaagaaggtgtgacccgggggacagtggtataccacaatatactgcaagccacatggttcagctatggtgcggtaaccgcctagtttgtactttcaaaataaagaatttcaatttttttttatgggaatgtcatctttagaagCCTAGAACTCGAAAACATATCTGGCAACATGTTCTGGCTTTTGTTGGAATGGCTCACGTATACATGTGTATGTGTAGGCCTGCAATGTA
Above is a window of Amphiura filiformis chromosome 7, Afil_fr2py, whole genome shotgun sequence DNA encoding:
- the LOC140158064 gene encoding uncharacterized protein, producing the protein MRNGNYSTNISPTHPNVKERWVKNLSDRSISDSECSLLEKGLNYAVSSKRIEGRQITEIITSTESAIRSSKLEYSRAEELRQRVNASILSAKPPKSNLTKSEYLAVDSLKKDDSITILPADKGRCTVVLNSKDYDQKVKTLLEDTKTYTPLKRDPTGPCKSKVTAKLKELHEDGAIDVKLKLQLNPTAETIPTFYGLPKVHKANVPLRPIVSSIGAVTYDIAKFLAKILGPLVGKSEHHILNSKDFADKISDLSLEPDETITSFDVTALFTTMAVNFTNNRMVAVWVHQFLRSFPTFIWRTLNAVALSTFDGIGPSKWYRYVDDTWVLIKACELDRFFNHINQVDPNIKFTQEGLSDNKLAFLDCLVHVAEGLSLSVSVYRKQTHTDQYLQFDSNHPLIQKLGVVKTLFHRAETIVTKESEKKAEQDHLRKALHHCGFKNWAIDKALNSGGKDGKEPTKHSNSNSGRTASATIPYHGDLSEKLKRIFREYNITTHFKPVNTIRQALVHPKDKQPKGRQSGLVYGHFHGELKQQLESIQRKAASNYRKTSSPTSMMAELEWDTLELRRKVDRLTLMHKITSGHWSGSHSGAN